The following DNA comes from Procambarus clarkii isolate CNS0578487 chromosome 23, FALCON_Pclarkii_2.0, whole genome shotgun sequence.
TCCCTCTGTGTACTGACCTCCTCCCTCTGTGTACTGACCTCCTCGCTCTGTGTACTGACCTCCTCACTCCGTGTACTGACCTCCTCGCTCTGTGTACTGACCTCCTCGCTCTGTGTACTGACCTCCTCCCTCTGTGTACTGACCTCCTCACTCCGTGTACTGACCTCCTCCCTCTGTGTACTGACCTCCTCCCTCTGTGTACTGACCTCCTCGCTCTGTGTACTGACCTCCTCGCTCTGTGTACTGACCTCCTCGCTCTGTGTACTGACCTCCTCGCTCTGTGTACTGACCTCCTCGCTCTGTGTACTGACCTCCTCGCTCTGTGTACTGACCTCCTCGCTCTGTGTACTGACCTCCTCCCTCTGTGTACTGACCTCCTCCCTCTGTGTACTGACCTCCTCGCTCTGTGTACTGACCTCCTCGCTCTGTGTACTGACCTCCTCGCTCCGTGTACTGACCTCCTCGCTCCGTGTACTGACCTCCTCGCTCCGTGTACTGACCTCCTCGCTCTGTGTACTGACCTCCTCGCTCTGTGTACTGACCTCCTCGCGCTGTGTACTGACCTCCTCCCTCGGTGTACTGACCTCCTCACTCCGTGTACTGACCTCCTCCCTCTGTGTACTGACCTCCTCCCTCTGTGTACTGACCTCCTCGCTCTGTGTACTGACCTCCTCACTCCGTGTACTGACCTCCTCGCTCTGTGTACTGACCTCCTCGCTCTGTGTACTGACCTCCTCCCTCTGTGTACTGACCTCCTCACTCCGTGTACTGACCTCCTCCCTCTGTGTACTGACCTCCTCCCTCTGTGTACTGACCTCCTCGCTCTGTGTACTGACCTCCTCGCTCTGTGTACTGACCTCCTCGCTCTGTGTACTGACCTCCTCGCTCTGTGTACTGACCTCCTCGCTCTGTGTACTGACCTCCTCACTCCGTGTACTGACCTCCTCGCTCTGTGTACTGACCTCCTCCCTCTGTGTACTGACCTCCTCCCTCTGTGTACTGACCTCCTCGCTCTGTGTACTGACCTCCTCGCTCTGTGTACTGACCTCCTCGCTCCGTGTACTGACCTCCTCGCTCCGTGTACTGACCTCCTCGCTCCGTGTACTGACCTCCTCGCTCTGTGTACTGACCTCCTCGCTCTGTGTACTGACCTCCTCGCTCTGTGTACTGACCTCCTCGCTCTGTGTACTGACCTCCTCGCTCTGTGTACTGGCCTCCTCGCTCCGTGTACTCAGCTGCCAGACGTACGAGCAACACACTTGCACAATCAACAACAGATTttgtttgaattattattattttctaccacagacgtggccacacattagcaatgcaaaccagcatatatacattttcttccgtcctccatggacagggtgagagatgtgttaaacatatagttcagtgatttattaaacaattagCCACATaatgtgattgtagtgcttttaaaatgctacgtTAACCTGTCCTAAATAAGCAGTGTTTATAATACAGAATGGCATATTAAGGTCCCCTGGATAACGACTCCCCCCGGGAcgcaacctcccctccaacaggtGACTAAGTCCCAAGTAACTATAGTTACTGTTATATCTGAATCTATAGATTAGAATGTCTGTGGGGTGTTCAGTAGTTAGATACACAAACGCACGCATACTcacgcaaacacacacgcacacgcacacaacaACCCACACATAACACAGCACACATGATACAGACGCTCTCACTCGTCCCATGACAAAAACCGGGGAAGATTGACTGGGAACCAATCCATAGCCGTTCAACCATCAGTAATTGGGGACCTGGGAGTAAAACTAATTGGCAGGTTGTGTTCCAGGGCAAGACTAGTAGAGTAAGGCTTACCCTGAGGTAGAGGAAGGGAACGCTCTCAGCCTAACTAACTGGAGTTAGTTAGGCTGAGAGGCTCTCTAACAGGAGTTAGAGAGCGtctactcctgtacccacctgtgtaaacaaaGAGAAGAAGAAAACAATGACACAGTGAAAGAGACAGTGACGTAGAGAGTGCAGAGTAACAGccagagacaaacagacagacagagacagattcGAAGACaaggacagacagagagaggtacGGAAAGAACAGGTCGACCCGGATACCCAATCTAGTGTTGTTTATAGAAATGAATGTAAACCTCTTTATACACAATATggaggtgtatacacacacaactgtccTCACCATGACAGCCTGCAGCTTGTCACAGATCACCAACACCATCCTGTAGTTCACCACATTTGCGTAAGACCCCAGTTTCCTCCGACGGGAATTCCCGTCCACTATGGGGGGGCCCCTGTCTACTCTGTATCCTCTTCACTGGCCCCTGTCTCATGACTTTTTGTTTCGTTGAAGTTAGCGTGATGCTTTCCTTTAACTGTCGGGcagttcccccttccccccccgctAGTGATGTGTAGCTCCGTGAGTAGCTACCATGGGCACTGTGCACCCTCCCTTGAGTGATCCCATGGTGGTATACACCTGTAGTAGCAGGTGTGGTTCTTAAAGTGTACTGCAAGATCACAACACCTGCTCTCCTCCTGCAGGTCCAAGTGCCACtcaacacctgctgccactctcCTCCTGCAGGTCCAAGTGCCACtcaacacctgctgccactctcCTCCTGCAGGTCCAAGTGCCACtcaacacctgctgccactctcCTCCTGCAGGTCCAAGTGGCACTCAACACCTGCCCCTATCACTATACAGCCTGGTACACGCGGACACACGTTACTGGGTGCCAGCGTCACCTCGCCTTACTGCTCCAAACACTTTACTTTCTCTCACACATTATCGCCGGCACTGCTTTATTCCTCGACACAGATTTCTCACATAAAATCTTTATTGTCTACCTGACCTTACTGCTCTTACTTAATGTTTATTTTGTTACTCCTGTctgccactctctctctcgctcctgtctgtcactctctccctctctcgctcctgtctgccactctctctctctcgctcctgtctgtcactctcactccTGTCTGccaatctctctctcactcctgtctgccacactctctctcgctcctgtctgccactctctctctctcgctcctgtctgtcactctctctctcgctcctgtctgccactctctctctctcgctcctgtCTGCCACACTCTCTCTCGCTCCTGTCTGCCACACTCTCTCTCGCTCCTGTCTGCCACACTCTCTCTCGCTCCTGTCTGCCACACTCTCGCTCCtgtctgccacactccctcacttctGTCTGCCACTGTCTCTCACTCCTgtctgccacactctctcacttctGTCTGCCACTGTCTCTCACTCCTGTCTGCCACACTCTCTCGCTCCTGTCTGCCACACTCACTTCTGTCTGCCACTGTCTCTCACTCCTgtctgccacactctctcacttctGTCTGCCACTGTCTCTCACTCctgtctgccacacacactcgttGGTGTCTGCGTCACATACCATTGCTCGTGTATATTATATTTAGACACATAGTGTAGAGCAATACGAGGTGAGGTCCTGCTCGTCCAGGAGGCAGGCGGACCCAAGAACACATTCACTAACTTACTGCGTATTCAAGATTTGTATTTTCtcaaatttaaattaatatatattagaaTTTGGTTTATGGCGAAGCCTAGGGTAGGTGCTTTGGTTCTGTTAGCAATGATTTGTACTTgtagcacgtgggtgaagcatttatggagttgggattcgaacagaggtcggtaGCGAGGCACTGTTCGAAAATGGTCGAACGTCATCTCTTGCGAGTCGTGTGTAGAGTATTTTTCATTTCTAAATAGGGAGTTTGGTTGCTGGACCACCGAGCAATTGGCTTTTGTTTATGAGCGCGGGGCTGTGTTGGGTGACAAAGTACGTTTACACTTCAGACTGCCTCCTTGGGGTCGGGcacagcttggacgagcatagcCCGAGGACAGGTCGTGATATAGGCCACCTCTGTGCGGAGATAAAAATTTCCAGTCTGACTAGACCAGTTCATTGAGCAAGCTGAAGGCAAAAAGATGAGCACAGTTCACTGAGATGTGCTGGTGATGGTTCAGGTCTACACAACCATGTTTTACTTTACCGAGTCACATAATACATGGAGGTGGTGTCTGAGCCGACCGCGGGGGTCTCATGGCTGGAGTCATGCTGGGTTCTGGCGTCTTATTCTCCTCACTGAGACTCTGGGGCTACTACACACAAGTCTCAGTGAGTCTTAGTGTTCCAGAGTAACTGCTGGCTGTGGTACTCTGCTGCCCGCAGACCTTTCACACTGCTGTCACCACAACNNNNNNNNNNNNNNNNNNNNNNNNNNNNNNNNNNNNNNNNNNNNNNNNNNNNNNNNNNNNNNNNNNNNNNNNNNNNNNNNNNNNNNNNNNNNNNNNNNNNNNNNNNNNNNNNNNNNNNNNNNNNNNNNNNNNNNNNNNNNNNNNNNNNNNNNNNNNNNNNNNNNNNNNNNNNNNNNNNNNNNNNNNNNNNNNNNNNNNNNNNNNNNNNNNNNNNNNNNNNNNNNNNNNNNNNNNNNNNNNNNNNNNNNNNNNNNNNNNNNNNNNNNNNNNNNNNNNNNNNNNNNNNNNNNNNNNNNNNNNNNNNNNNNNNNNNNNNNNNNNNNNNNNNNNNNNNNNNNNNNNNNNNNNNNNNNNNNNNNNNNNNNNNNNNNNNNNNNNNNNNNNNNNNNNNNNNNNNNNNNNNNNNNNNNNNNNNNNNNNNNNNNNNNNNNNNNNNNNNNNNNNNNNNNNNNNNNNNNNNNNNNNNNNNNNNNNNNNNNNNNNNNNNNNNNNNNNNNNNNctcctctctctctctctctctctctctctctctctctctctctctctctctctctctctctctctctctctctctctccctctctccctctcccctccccggcTCCCAACAGCGTCACTATCAGATATCTTGCTCTTCACACAGCCGATTATTTCCTTGCTACAGCTGATGGTATAAACATAGTGTGACGTCACGGCGGCCTGGACAAGGTAAACATGACGTCACACCAAGGACCTTCTTATCCCATTAaacttattttgtaaacaaacaccGCCTTGAGGAGCACTCGTGTCTGAATGGAAGGGTATAGTGACGTCAGCACGTGGGTAGGCCGCTCTCGTCGTCCCGGGACTGGGAAAGGTGGAAGGGGGAAACATATTTGTCCAAAAGGGAACGAGGGAAGAGATAAGCTAAATATAATTAGTAACCTTCCGAAGGTTTCCTCTTAATTAAGTATTTTTGTTTTCAATGTGATTCAGTAATTAGTTGCTGTAAGGTGAGGtgtttatcaggagaaagcgctaggcCAGTGTGACTTAGAAGCCCACTGACCCATTTCTCACGCTATCACATTTATATTAACAAAATTGATTTGAATTAATTCAACGACTTCCACGTCTAAGCTGTTCCACTTATTGACAGCTTTAACACTGACAAAAGTTCTTTCCGACGTCTCTGGCTCATTTATGTCTACTCTTCATCTATGACACatcgttctgctgttcctagctttgaacaCAGCGGCTTTGTCTACTGtgtcaatttcccttagaatctCTCATGTTGTTATCACGCCTCTCTTATCGCTCCTCTCCTCCAGTGAGGTAAGGTTCAGTTCTATGATCAAAGACCGTCTTTCCTCATTGTTCAATCCCTTCACTTCTGGAACGAGCCTCCTTACATACTTTTTGGACTGTTTGCTAGTTTCTACGGGTCCTTTTTCTGGTGAAGGTTCCATACTAGACATGCACATTCAAGGTGTTGGTCTCACGTCTGCTGTGTCAACCCTTCCTCCGAACTAGACAGTATGTATCAATACTAAACGTAATAAGAACATGCCTGACCGTCATGCATAGTAGATACACATTACTCAttatgctgttacatttaccaatCCATATATTTTCCTAATTTtgggttaatacactcaaaatTTATAGGTTAAAGTTTTCGTGTTTAACACTATACTCCcaaaagttttaaatataaaaaaaatatttttcagttttattgaACAATAGAgacttttatacaaaatttaaaaaTATCCAGAGTTACTCTATAATTTATTGAAAgtctttagttttgttttattagttttataaaattgtaatatcaatatagctgtaGTTAAgttctaattgtaattaagaagcaataaatgctttacatgcttgtcctcctacactcccaaggTCATCTGTGctcggggttttctatgcagcttttcaggtaaactctaatattcacaatatctTGGTGCGATGCTGGCGATTAAGTGCATTTATGTACTATACCGATagtcaggaatgtacttattacatttagtattaaaacgtgctGTTTATTCGGAGGATATGGTGACTGAAGAATCTGTTTTctcttcatcctatactgctgtactGGTGTTCTCACTCCTGCTCCAGTCCTCATaactcggtgtgtgtgtgtgtgtgtgtgtgtgtgtgtgtgtgtgtgtgtgtgtgtgtgtgtgtgtgtgtgtgtgtgtgtgtgagtgtgtgtggatgGTTCTCGTGTTTACTAGGCACTATAACCATGACGTCACTGCTTGTCAATAATTGGTTCGGTATTTTGACGTCAGGGAACTGCagcccctcgtgtgtgtgtgtgtgtgaggggggggggttgtgtggacGGACAGGGACAGAATGACCGACCTTAGTCTGAGCATGCACTAGGGCGAGTCTTGTGTAAAATGCTTTTCATTCAGGAAAATATGAAGAGGCTGCCATGTTAATTAATGGTCGGCCTTTACCGCCGCAATGTTATTTCTGGCTTGTCTGTGGCTTAACTTGCTTCACCAGTTGCTATCAACACTTCTCCTGGCACTTAGTCTCATTGTGAACAGCTTTGTTAAGtttctctatcccccccccccttgtgtactgTTATCATCAtgtccttcattgtgtactgttatcatcatgtcccccccctgctACACCTCCGCCGGACGCCAGAGAGGGGAGCCTCGACCCCCTCACAGTCCCTTGTGACTGACAAATCAGCCCCTGAAATGACGCTCTTGTCTCCAGAGCCAAGAGACAACACCAGATTCTTACACCCACAACAGTCTTGAGTACCCACGCATGTTTACATGTAATATGGATGGATGTGGATGTGCGTGTGTTTGCATCAACGAAAATAATTCTCATTTGCcaaccaccacctcacacacacacacacacacacacacacacacacacacacacacacacacacacacacacacacacacacacacacacacacacacacacacacacacacacacacacacacacacacacacacacaaatgtaacaCACAAACAAGCTGCCGTCATTCATAGCGACGGGAGTGTTTACTATTACTACCCACGTCACCCTCAGCTCCATTCATGCTGTTGCTGCCGCCCATTACGCAACAGGTGACAAAGGTAAACAAATAGCACGTGGCTTTGTGTTTTGGAGGATTAGGATGTCGGTTCGTAGGGGACGATGCTAGTAGATGCTAGGCGTGTGGGGTAGATGGTAGACGTCGGGGTAGACGGTAGACATGCGGGTATATTATGTATGGTAGATGACTGAGGAATATATAGATGATTGGAATCTAAGTATGCAATTAACGTGTGGGTGTATAATGGGTGTGTTGGTAGGTTTGGGTGGATTATTTATGATAAATCGAACGCATATAGGTAGATCAAGCTAATGCGCTCATATGGCATATGGTTAGAATGTGGAAATATGAGTAGATGTTAGGAATGGGGTTGACATGTGCTTTCATTCCTCTAATTGTTAACTTACTTCTTCATTCCACCCTTCGTCTGTGCACTGGCCTTATTCATGTGCCCGACAGTGCCAAAAGGCTCCTCATTCCCTGGATCGACAGTACCAAGACCCCTCTCATTCCCTGGATCGACAGTACCAAGACCCCTCTCATTCCCTGGATCGACAGTACCAAGACCCCTCTCATTCCCTGGATCGACAGTACCAAGACCCCTCTCATTCCCTGGATCGACAGTACCAAGACCCCTCTCATTCCCTGGATCGACAgtgccaacaccccccccccctctcattccCCGTCTCAACAGTtccaagacccccccccctcaacagtgCCAAGACCCCTCTTCATTCATGTGCTCAATAATGCCATAGCTTTCCCCTCCACTGGGAGAAAAGGAGTGGGGAGCTGGGAAGTGCACCATTGATAGAGTAGCCAAGTAACCAAACATAGTAGTGTTTCCCCCTTTGTGGCTTGGAGGTCTACCGTCACATTTATCCCGTTTTCtcttaggcaggcaggcaggcaggcaggcaggcaggcaggcaggcaggcaggcaggcaggcaggcaggcaggctggcaggcaggcaggcaggcaagcaggcaggcaggcaggcaggcaggcaggcaggcaggcaggcaggcatgctggtaagcaggcaggcaggcaggcaagcaggcaggcaggcaggcaggcaggctggcaggcaggcaggcaggcaggcaggcatgctggtaagcaggcaggcaggcaggcaagcaggtaggcaggcaggcagccaggcaggcaggcaggcaggcaggcatgctggtaagcaggcaggcaggcaggcaagcaggcaggcaggcaggcaggcaggctggcaggctggcaagcctgtaagcaggcaggcaggcaggcaggcaggcaggcaggcttgtaagcaggcagacaggcaagcaggcaggctggcaggcaggcagacacaaTTTGTTGAGTAAATATATAGATGCACACTTTCGTAAAAAAGTGAATACCATTCAAACTAAGAGAAGTGTTTACTACCACTTTCCACGTGACAAAGGTAAACAAGTGTTTTCATAAAGGAATACAAAGCTTATAGTATTATAGGAGCTGGGTGGTGAGTGGAATTCCACAAGGGTCGGTACTATCACCCGTTCAGTTTCAAGTGCATGTTAACATCCTgacatgcagcccgtcctccaaacaaagatccaaaagtgattccatgcacccgccaaaccccctgtttatgaatgaaaaacggtttacacacgactcacaactgatttcgttcgaacacttccggaacaagtgcttcactgacgagttttgttcgaaccacatcgctataaatgcttcacccacgtactacaaatacaaataatcgccaaccgaacctaaacacctaacctaacctaacctatgcttatatatgcacaatatgctaatatattataatattaatttatatttcagaaaattcttgttctgaatgaacagcatgttaaaatttatgaatgcgtctgtggggtcgaccgctggatgtaatggacttgagtcgaggacgggctggtgtaaatgcttcacccacatactacaaataatctacaacagaacctaaacacctaacctaaccaatgccaaatattcacaatacgctaatatatatatatatatatatatatatatatatatatatatatatatatatatatatatatatatatatatatatatatatatatatatataaatatatatatatatatatatatatatatatatatatatatatatatataatgctaatttatatttgagaaaattcctattttgaatgaacagcgtaTTAACtttgcaacccgttcttgcactttcgtatagtcaatattgacttattaaatacgtgcatatatgACACACTAATTTATtgcgaatattttagtttaccttgaaaagcttcatagaaaacaccgaccttacctaaccttcttagtatgttaagataagcatcttattgcttcgtaattacaattattacttaacctatacctataataggttaagtaataattgtaattacgaagcaataagatgcttatcttaacatactaagaaggttaggtaaggtcggtgttttctatgaagcttttcaaggtaaactaaaatattcacaataaattagtatgtcacatatgcacatatttaataagtcaatattgactgtaagaaagtgcgagaacgggttgcaacttttatgaatgcgtctttggggtcaacCGCaatatggaatggacttggtctcagGACGAGTTGGCCATgtctggtctggtcaactaggcaGTTACTcgccgctgctcg
Coding sequences within:
- the LOC138367764 gene encoding golgin subfamily A member 6-like protein 22, coding for MVEKFKSSSLDVRESSGCGFDNPEPDMVEGGTRKRQQRAPSDHESSSGAKLSTRSEEASTQSEEVSTQSEEVSTQSEEVSTQSEEVSTQSEEVSTRSEEVSTRSEEVSTRSEEVSTQSEEVSTQSEEVSTQREEVSTQREEVSTQSEEVSTRSEEVSTQSEEVSTQSEEVSTQSEEVSTQSEEVSTQSEEVSTQREEVSTQREEVSTRSEEVSTQREEVSTQSEEVSTQSEEVSTRSEEVSTQSEEVSTQREEVSTQREEVSTRSEEVSTPREEVSTQREEVSTQSEEVSTQSEEVSTRSEEVSTRSEEVSTRSEEVSTQSEEVSTQSEEVSTQREEVSTQREEVSTQSEEVSTQSEEVSTQSEEVSTQSEEVSTQSEEVSTQSEEVSTQSEEVSTQREEVSTQREEVSTRSEEVSTQREEVSTQSEEVSTQSEEVSTRSEEVSTQSEEVSTQREEVSTQREEVSTRSEEVSTQREEVSTQSEEVSTQSEEVSTQSEEVSTQSEEVSTQSEEVSTQSEEVSTQREEVSTQREEVSTRSEEVSTQREEVSTQSEEVSTQSEEVSTQSEEISTQSEEVSTQSEEVSTQSEEVSTRSEEVSTQSEEVSTRSEEVSTQSEEVSTQSEEVSTQSEEASTRNEEVSTQRPFSGFLHSKNCRRFHTDQKPHNLTYPS